The sequence CCCGATGGCCCTTGCCCGGTCCCGCATCGCGGCGTCGCCCAGCATGGTGGCGATCGCCTCCCCGAGTCGCTCCGCGGTGAGCGCCCCGTGCGGGATGGGCGGTGGGCCGGCTCCGAGGGTCGCGACCCGCCTGCCCCAGAAGGGCTGATCGGCGAAGAACGGCACGACGAGCGACGGGACGCCCGAGCGCAGGGCCGCCGCCGTGGTGCCGGCGCCGCCGTGGTGGACGATGGCGCCCATCCGCGGGAACAGCCAGTCGTGCGGGACGTTCTCCACGACGAGCACGTCGTCGTCCCCGTCACTCCGGCCTAGACCGCCCCAGCCCGCCAGGAGCACGCCGCGCGCACCGGCGCGCCGGAGGGCGGCGATCGCCTTCTCGGCCAGGGTGCCGGGGTCGCGGGGCGTCATGCTGCCGAATCCCACGTAGACCGGCGGCGGGCCGGCCGCCAGGAAGGCCGCGAGGTCGGCCGGCGGCCGCCAGTCCGGCGGATGGTCGAGGAACCAGTAGCCGGTCACCGCCAGGTTCGGCCCCCAGTCGCGCGGGCGCGGCACGACGTGCGCGCTGTAGCCGAACAGCATCGGGTCGGTCTTCTCGAACCAGGCGTCGTAGGGCCCGAACAAGCCGAAGGGCGTCAGGCCGAGTTCGCGCCGGAAGTCGTTGACCAGGCCGCGCGTGGGGAGCCAGAAGCCCTGCTC comes from Candidatus Tanganyikabacteria bacterium and encodes:
- a CDS encoding glycosyltransferase family 1 protein, producing the protein MRIAVVSLGSRGDVQPYVALGAGLARAGHDVSIATHDVFRGWIEGLGLGFAPVTGNPRDMLESDRTWLDAGRNPVAFMRGLVETGLALLPAMQRDCWRACQGADALVFGLLGTMCVSIGERLGIPAIPAFVMPMGRTREYPSPIVDAPGLPAWLNALSHRAVEQGFWLPTRGLVNDFRRELGLTPFGLFGPYDAWFEKTDPMLFGYSAHVVPRPRDWGPNLAVTGYWFLDHPPDWRPPADLAAFLAAGPPPVYVGFGSMTPRDPGTLAEKAIAALRRAGARGVLLAGWGGLGRSDGDDDVLVVENVPHDWLFPRMGAIVHHGGAGTTAAALRSGVPSLVVPFFADQPFWGRRVATLGAGPPPIPHGALTAERLGEAIATMLGDAAMRDRARAIGDAIAAEDGVGKAVGLINRALTGRV